Proteins from one Periplaneta americana isolate PAMFEO1 chromosome 6, P.americana_PAMFEO1_priV1, whole genome shotgun sequence genomic window:
- the LOC138701806 gene encoding protein decapentaplegic-like, translated as MRGLLMVLPVLLATLLQPACSSKSSTTSISLKDNPEVLASVESSLLSLFGFRKRPRPDKVVVPEAMLALYRRQTGHEYDTSALPLPGKHTHTANTVRSFTHVESSVDDSFPSHRKFRLAFDIKNVPNTEKLKAAELQLSRETADKENRISVVQVVGDVQKTVVKEKTKEADSSRRVKVKKIPSRRNLQQVLVHDIVKPGIRGRREPIIRLIDSKAVDIRDSEVIVLDVLPAIERWLETPSENYGLLVEVIPVDATEKRQTHVRLRRNVDEDVKDWLPKQPLLITYTDDGKNKEMSAAEIISRSKRAAAKRAPQSRKRKDGRENCRRHPLYVDFQDVGWNDWIVAPPGYDAYYCHGDCPFPLADHLNSTNHAIVQTLVNSVNPSAVPKACCVPTSLTSISMLYLDEESKVVLKNYQDMSVMGCGCR; from the exons ATGCGCGGGTTGCTGATGGTTCTACCCGTGCTGCTCGCGACCCTCCTCCAGCCAGCGTGTTCCTCCAAGTCCAGCACGACTAGCATCAGCCTCAAGGACAACCCCGAAGTACTGGCCAGTGTGGAGTCCAGTCTGTTGTCGCTGTTCGGGTTCCGAAAGAGGCCACGTCCAGACAAAGTGGTGGTACCCGAAGCAATGTTGGCATTGTACCGGCGCCAGACCGGCCACGAATATGATACCTCAGCGTTGCCTCTACCCGGCAAGCACACACATACTGCTAACACCGTGCGCAGCTTCACGCATGTCG AGAGCAGCGTGGATGATAGCTTCCCAAGCCATCGCAAATTTCGACTCGCTTTCGACATCAAGAACGTACCAAACACGGAGAAGCTTAAGGCAGCTGAGCTGCAGTTAAGCCGAGAAACGGCCGACAAAGAGAACAGAATCAGTGTCGTGCAAGTGGTAGGCGATGTTCAAAAAACTGTAGTGAAAGAAAAGACAAAAGAGGCTGACAGCTCTCGCCGTGTGAAGGTGAAGAAGATCCCATCCCGAAGGAACCTTCAGCAAGTCCTTGTGCACGATATAGTGAAACCAGGCATTCGAGGGCGCCGGGAGCCGATCATTCGTCTCATCGACTCGAAGGCTGTAGATATCAGGGACAGTGAAGTCATCGTCTTGGACGTTCTACCAGCCATTGAGCGCTGGCTCGAAACTCCTAGTGAGAACTACGGACTTCTAGTAGAAGTGATACCTGTGGACGCAACAGAAAAGCGTCAAACTCATGTGCGATTGCGTCGAAACGTCGATGAAGACGTCAAGGACTGGCTGCCGAAACAGCCGTTGTTGATTACGTACACAGACGACGGGAAGAACAAGGAAATGAGTGCTGCCGAAATTATAAGTAGGTCCAAACGTGCGGCAGCGAAGCGCGCTCCGCAGTCCAGGAAGCGGAAGGACGGGCGGGAGAACTGTCGTAGACACCCTCTCTATGTGGACTTTCAAGACGTGGGGTGGAACGACTGGATCGTGGCGCCACCTGGTTATGACGCGTATTACTGTCATGGAGACTGTCCGTTCCCTCTGGCAGATCATCTCAATTCGACGAATCACGCGATCGTGCAGACTCTCGTCAACTCTGTGAACCCCAGTGCGGTGCCCAAAGCTTGCTGTGTGCCCACCTCTCTCACGTCAATCTCAATGCTGTACCTTGACGAGGAAAGCAAAGTGGTGCTCAAGAATTATCAAGACATGTCAGTAATGGGGTGCGGTTGTCGGTAA